In Nitrospira sp., a single genomic region encodes these proteins:
- the rfaE2 gene encoding D-glycero-beta-D-manno-heptose 1-phosphate adenylyltransferase: MMDSMSPTKVLTARELVPILQRARAENKRIVFTNGCFDLMHIGHTRYLASAKQLGDLLVVGVNSDESVRALKKAPGRPVVRDAQRAEVLAALESVDYVVIFSEPDPLNLITAVQPDILVKGGDWALDRIIGRDVVERHGGVVKTIPLVPGASTTSLIERIRSS; the protein is encoded by the coding sequence ATGATGGACTCCATGTCGCCCACGAAAGTGCTGACCGCACGCGAACTGGTTCCCATCCTGCAGCGCGCCCGCGCCGAGAACAAGCGTATCGTCTTCACGAACGGCTGCTTCGACCTCATGCACATCGGCCACACCCGCTATCTGGCGTCGGCCAAGCAGCTCGGGGACCTGTTGGTCGTCGGCGTCAACAGCGACGAGTCCGTGCGCGCGTTGAAGAAAGCACCCGGGCGTCCGGTGGTCCGGGACGCGCAACGGGCCGAAGTCCTGGCCGCCCTGGAGTCGGTCGACTATGTGGTCATCTTCAGCGAACCGGACCCGCTGAATCTGATCACGGCGGTGCAACCAGACATCCTGGTCAAAGGCGGTGACTGGGCGCTCGATCGCATCATCGGCCGCGACGTTGTGGAGCGACACGGCGGAGTGGTGAAAACCATTCCGCTGGTTCCCGGCGCCTCGACAACCTCACTCATTGAGCGGATCCGCTCCAGTTAA
- the dinB gene encoding DNA polymerase IV, whose product MRWPRQIFFGDVDAMFASAAILKDPELSGKPVAVGGPAPRGIIAAASYAARAFGVRSAMPTVTAIRLCPHLVVVPPDRPLYRELHDRMQRVTERLFPTVEWSSIDEFYVDTTDLQRLHPDPAALGRQIKQVIFDDTGLCCTVGAATGKVTAKIAADSAKPDGLFIVLPGSEAGFLADRPLRALPGVGPKTEERLQVIGLRRIADLLDPRWHASLRSLFGSRFHWVQELAQGIDHEPVMPDRESKSLSHETTFEQDTGDRAYIERVLRGFLTTLARELRQEALAAASVTVKLKDARFAVTTKHRRFPRPLNYDPDMWLTIRGALNELMKPGGVYRLAGLAVTSLIPAPSGLFDGRRSRAIEAMDAIIARHGAGVMGLGGVTRSDDE is encoded by the coding sequence ATGCGATGGCCGCGGCAGATTTTCTTCGGCGACGTGGACGCCATGTTCGCCTCCGCCGCGATCCTCAAGGACCCTGAGCTATCCGGCAAGCCGGTGGCTGTCGGCGGACCGGCCCCCAGAGGCATCATCGCCGCCGCCAGTTATGCGGCACGGGCATTCGGCGTCCGTTCCGCCATGCCGACAGTCACGGCGATCCGTCTCTGTCCCCATCTCGTTGTGGTGCCTCCCGATCGTCCGCTCTACCGTGAGCTCCACGACCGAATGCAGCGCGTCACCGAGCGCCTCTTTCCCACGGTGGAGTGGAGCAGCATCGACGAATTCTACGTCGACACGACGGACCTTCAACGCCTGCACCCCGATCCTGCGGCATTGGGCCGGCAGATCAAGCAGGTCATCTTCGATGACACCGGCCTCTGCTGCACGGTCGGAGCGGCCACCGGCAAGGTGACGGCCAAGATCGCGGCGGACTCGGCCAAACCCGACGGCCTTTTCATCGTCCTTCCGGGGTCCGAAGCGGGGTTTTTGGCAGATCGGCCGCTCCGAGCGCTGCCGGGCGTCGGTCCCAAGACCGAGGAGCGGCTGCAGGTCATCGGACTGCGCAGGATCGCCGATCTGCTGGATCCGCGATGGCACGCCTCGCTTCGCTCGCTGTTCGGCTCACGGTTCCATTGGGTGCAGGAACTCGCACAGGGCATCGATCACGAGCCGGTCATGCCGGACCGGGAGTCGAAGAGCCTGAGCCATGAGACGACGTTCGAGCAGGACACCGGGGACCGGGCCTATATCGAGCGCGTGCTGCGCGGTTTCCTGACCACCCTCGCGCGAGAACTGCGGCAGGAGGCCTTGGCGGCAGCCTCCGTGACCGTCAAGCTCAAGGACGCGCGGTTCGCCGTGACGACGAAGCACCGCCGGTTCCCCCGCCCGCTCAACTACGATCCCGACATGTGGCTCACCATCAGAGGCGCGCTGAACGAACTGATGAAACCCGGAGGCGTCTATCGTTTGGCCGGGCTGGCCGTGACCTCGCTGATTCCTGCGCCATCGGGCCTCTTCGACGGCCGCCGCAGTAGGGCCATCGAAGCGATGGATGCCATCATTGCCCGGCATGGAGCGGGCGTGATGGGACTGGGCGGGGTCACCCGATCCGACGATGAATAA
- a CDS encoding SprT-like domain-containing protein: MASSPTPPLTRDELAAIWFDLNVRYFDGALPPIDLVWSRRLTSSIGMFVSRGGPRSSWSETAASKQPRREIRLSLPLLTPLLARSPHGFNELLSTVAHEMIHQWQYDILKRRPSHGPDFLRKMTELNRDGSLAITLYHSLQQEVLALARFAWRCRQCGRIYRRQRRTIQPRRHHCGSCRGALQELGTVRRVRAASGAAPASTKRAQLSLPF, translated from the coding sequence ATGGCTTCTTCCCCCACGCCTCCTCTGACGCGGGACGAGCTTGCCGCGATCTGGTTCGACCTCAATGTGCGATATTTCGACGGGGCCCTGCCTCCCATCGATTTGGTCTGGAGCCGGCGGCTCACCTCCTCGATCGGCATGTTCGTGAGCCGCGGCGGACCCAGATCGTCGTGGAGCGAGACGGCGGCCTCCAAGCAGCCACGCAGGGAAATCCGGCTGTCCCTGCCGCTCCTCACGCCGCTGCTGGCCCGATCGCCGCACGGCTTCAACGAGCTGCTGAGCACGGTAGCCCATGAGATGATCCATCAATGGCAATACGACATCCTCAAGCGACGCCCCAGTCATGGCCCCGACTTCCTGCGGAAGATGACCGAGTTGAACCGCGACGGCTCTCTCGCCATCACCCTGTACCATTCGCTGCAACAGGAGGTTCTCGCCTTGGCGCGCTTCGCCTGGCGCTGCCGGCAATGCGGTCGCATCTATCGCCGCCAACGGCGGACGATACAACCGCGCCGCCACCATTGCGGCAGTTGCCGGGGCGCGCTGCAGGAGCTGGGCACCGTACGCCGGGTCCGGGCCGCCAGCGGCGCGGCTCCCGCGTCCACGAAACGCGCGCAGCTCTCCTTGCCTTTCTAG
- a CDS encoding D-sedoheptulose 7-phosphate isomerase: MKDVVLNAFAESAAVKQQFVREQADRIVRVAELTASALAKGHKVLLFGNGGSATDAAHIAAEFVGRYRRERAPLPAIALATDIAAITCIANDYGYDELFARQIRAHGRPGDIAIAISTSGNSPNVLKGAEAAKACGLTTIAWTGGNGGKLAGVVEFPFVVPSTVTARIQECHITMGHVICELIEDHLLGKVS; the protein is encoded by the coding sequence ATGAAAGATGTGGTACTCAACGCGTTCGCGGAAAGCGCGGCCGTCAAACAACAATTCGTGCGCGAGCAGGCCGACCGAATCGTGCGCGTGGCGGAACTGACGGCGTCCGCCCTCGCAAAGGGACATAAGGTATTGCTCTTCGGCAACGGAGGCAGCGCCACCGACGCGGCCCATATCGCCGCCGAATTCGTGGGCCGCTACCGGCGAGAGCGCGCCCCGCTGCCGGCGATCGCCTTGGCGACCGACATCGCCGCCATCACTTGCATCGCCAACGACTACGGATACGACGAGCTGTTCGCGCGCCAGATTCGCGCCCACGGCAGGCCGGGCGACATCGCGATTGCGATCAGCACCAGCGGCAACTCTCCCAATGTCCTGAAGGGTGCGGAGGCCGCCAAGGCGTGCGGGCTCACCACCATCGCCTGGACCGGCGGAAACGGCGGCAAGCTGGCCGGCGTCGTGGAATTTCCCTTCGTAGTCCCGTCAACCGTCACCGCCCGCATCCAGGAATGCCATATCACGATGGGCCACGTGATATGTGAATTGATCGAGGACCATCTCCTTGGCAAAGTCTCCTGA
- a CDS encoding paraslipin, producing MASGTLVVLILALLVLYVIAKTAVVVPQQSAYVVERLGKYSATLNAGFHILLPFIDTIRYRHSLKEVAIDIPEQVCITRDNVQVSVDGVLYLKVLNPERASYGISDYHFALSQLAQTTLRSEIGKIELDRTFEERTNINTQVVNELDKASEPWGVKVLRYEIKNITPPKDVLNAMEKQMRAEREKRALILTSEGERDAAINQAEGGKQQVIKASEARKQQQINEAEGAAAAILAIAQATAEGLHKVADTIRIPGGQEAVQLRVAEQYIAKFGELAKAGTTLVLPASVSDVGSMIALAMSAVRQTPGPPHAKS from the coding sequence ATGGCATCGGGAACTCTCGTCGTGCTCATTCTGGCGTTGCTCGTCCTCTACGTGATCGCCAAGACGGCGGTGGTCGTGCCCCAGCAGAGCGCCTACGTGGTGGAGCGGCTGGGCAAGTATTCCGCCACTCTGAACGCCGGGTTTCACATCCTGCTCCCGTTCATCGACACCATCCGATACAGGCATTCGTTGAAGGAAGTCGCCATCGACATTCCCGAGCAGGTCTGCATCACCCGCGACAACGTGCAAGTCTCCGTGGACGGCGTGCTCTATCTCAAAGTGTTGAACCCGGAGCGGGCGTCCTACGGGATCAGCGATTATCACTTTGCGCTCTCGCAGCTCGCTCAGACGACGCTCCGCAGTGAAATCGGAAAGATCGAACTCGATCGTACGTTCGAAGAGCGGACGAATATCAACACCCAGGTCGTCAATGAACTGGACAAGGCCTCCGAGCCCTGGGGGGTGAAAGTGTTGCGCTACGAGATCAAGAACATCACGCCGCCCAAGGACGTGCTCAACGCGATGGAAAAGCAGATGCGCGCCGAGCGCGAGAAGCGCGCCCTGATTCTGACCTCCGAGGGCGAGCGCGACGCCGCCATCAACCAGGCCGAAGGGGGAAAGCAGCAAGTCATCAAGGCGTCGGAGGCGAGGAAGCAGCAGCAGATCAACGAAGCGGAAGGCGCGGCGGCTGCAATCCTCGCCATCGCGCAGGCGACCGCGGAGGGGCTGCACAAGGTCGCCGACACCATTCGCATTCCCGGAGGCCAGGAAGCGGTGCAACTGCGGGTCGCCGAACAGTACATAGCCAAGTTCGGCGAGTTGGCGAAAGCGGGCACGACGCTCGTGCTCCCAGCCAGCGTGTCCGACGTCGGCTCCATGATCGCCCTGGCGATGAGCGCCGTCCGCCAGACCCCGGGGCCGCCGCACGCCAAGTCGTAA
- a CDS encoding NfeD family protein has translation MVWWYWMVLGLALLGAEMATPGGFYILFFGLAALIVGTAAGTGIVQTDWIQWLLFSLVAVGSLLGFRGPLLAKLSPHGPRGEPDIDSMVGETAIPLEPLATGETGKAELRGTTWTAKNVGSEPLRKGQRGKVTRVEGLTIWITNE, from the coding sequence ATGGTCTGGTGGTACTGGATGGTGTTGGGTTTGGCGCTGCTCGGAGCCGAAATGGCGACGCCGGGCGGATTCTACATTCTCTTTTTCGGCCTGGCCGCCTTGATCGTCGGCACCGCGGCCGGAACCGGGATCGTCCAGACCGACTGGATCCAATGGCTGCTGTTTTCCCTCGTGGCCGTGGGGTCTCTCTTGGGCTTCCGGGGCCCGCTCCTGGCGAAGTTGAGTCCTCACGGACCGCGCGGCGAGCCGGACATCGATTCGATGGTCGGAGAAACCGCCATTCCGCTCGAGCCGCTGGCGACCGGGGAGACAGGAAAAGCGGAACTGCGGGGGACGACATGGACGGCCAAGAACGTGGGCTCCGAGCCGCTCCGCAAAGGCCAGCGGGGCAAAGTGACCCGCGTCGAAGGATTGACGATCTGGATCACCAACGAATAG
- a CDS encoding TIGR02710 family CRISPR-associated CARF protein — MAQEQPVQALVVALTKEVASAVYSLNRLRPDAACFVLPESAKPLVEHDLQPRLSQIPRRWDWIVVPDVESFPACYVTIARSLPTLLETWGVEPGTLVVDLSGATTAMAAGLTLAAMPHASRVVSIIGAHEGRDGETVTLDGIERQWVQANPWDEAARGMRREGCALFNRGAMTAAAVIFRQIEHRVSGGLKPLYRALVDLADGYDLWERFQHRQAWEKLKASIKALEMATLFGGPAEVKACLPAIKANSGFLEKLVLDPAEVKEALALDLLAHAGRRLRVAQDPEAAMQSLLRALEAFAQRQLFKQYRIRTWDLQPEQLPEALRHICRTCYLEDIDGKYKLPLQAQFRALAGLGDQSGQAFLKEWPAMKPLLDAANHAVLGHGFEAVKAERVQQLYEAVIKLAGVAESSLPQFPKLHLP, encoded by the coding sequence ATGGCACAAGAACAGCCGGTTCAAGCATTGGTCGTGGCCCTGACGAAGGAGGTTGCGAGCGCGGTCTATTCTCTCAACCGTTTGCGACCTGACGCCGCCTGCTTCGTCCTTCCCGAATCGGCGAAACCGTTGGTCGAACATGATCTGCAGCCCAGGTTGTCCCAGATCCCGCGACGCTGGGACTGGATCGTCGTGCCCGATGTCGAGAGTTTCCCGGCCTGTTACGTAACGATCGCCCGATCGCTGCCGACACTGCTCGAAACCTGGGGGGTCGAACCGGGGACGCTCGTGGTGGACCTGTCGGGCGCCACGACCGCGATGGCGGCGGGCTTGACGCTGGCGGCCATGCCGCATGCGTCCCGGGTGGTCTCCATCATCGGCGCGCACGAGGGACGGGACGGGGAGACGGTCACGCTCGACGGGATCGAGCGGCAATGGGTCCAGGCCAATCCCTGGGACGAGGCTGCCAGGGGCATGAGGCGAGAAGGATGTGCCCTGTTCAATCGCGGCGCCATGACTGCGGCTGCCGTGATCTTTCGTCAAATCGAGCATCGGGTGAGCGGGGGGCTGAAACCGTTGTATCGCGCGCTCGTCGACCTGGCCGACGGCTATGATTTGTGGGAGCGGTTTCAGCATCGTCAGGCCTGGGAGAAGCTGAAAGCCTCGATCAAGGCGCTGGAGATGGCGACCCTGTTCGGCGGCCCGGCCGAAGTGAAGGCATGCCTGCCGGCGATCAAAGCCAATTCGGGGTTTCTCGAGAAGCTCGTGCTCGACCCGGCTGAGGTGAAAGAGGCCCTTGCTCTGGACTTGCTGGCTCATGCAGGTCGCAGGCTCCGCGTGGCGCAGGACCCTGAGGCGGCGATGCAGTCGCTCCTGAGGGCCCTCGAAGCTTTCGCGCAGCGACAACTCTTCAAACAGTACAGGATCAGAACCTGGGACCTTCAGCCGGAGCAGTTGCCGGAGGCGCTTCGCCACATCTGCCGGACCTGTTACCTGGAGGACATCGACGGGAAGTACAAGCTGCCGCTGCAGGCACAATTCCGCGCACTCGCCGGACTGGGCGATCAATCCGGACAGGCGTTCCTCAAAGAGTGGCCGGCCATGAAGCCGCTGCTTGATGCAGCGAACCATGCGGTGCTCGGCCACGGATTCGAAGCGGTGAAGGCCGAGCGGGTGCAGCAGCTGTACGAGGCTGTGATCAAGTTAGCGGGTGTGGCCGAGTCATCGCTCCCTCAATTTCCAAAGCTACATCTCCCGTGA
- a CDS encoding thioesterase family protein, which yields MDIRIYYEDTDCGGVVYYANYLKYFERARTQFLEERGVSVAGLVTEGTKFLAVHAELDYRSPARYGETLTITTKLAAIGNASLTFTHVIRERTSHRIVVEGSAKLVTVDLNGKVKRLDKTLVAALQSGTKGNG from the coding sequence ATGGACATCCGCATCTACTATGAGGACACCGATTGCGGGGGCGTCGTCTACTACGCGAATTATCTCAAGTATTTCGAACGGGCGCGGACGCAATTTCTTGAGGAACGAGGAGTGTCGGTAGCAGGGTTGGTGACTGAAGGCACGAAGTTCCTCGCCGTGCACGCCGAACTCGATTATCGCTCGCCGGCCCGCTACGGTGAGACGTTGACGATCACGACCAAACTAGCCGCGATCGGAAACGCCTCGCTCACATTCACCCACGTGATCCGTGAGCGGACCAGTCATCGTATTGTGGTGGAGGGTTCAGCCAAACTCGTCACCGTTGATCTGAACGGCAAGGTGAAACGCCTCGACAAGACGCTCGTCGCCGCGCTACAGTCCGGTACGAAAGGGAACGGCTGA
- a CDS encoding amidohydrolase family protein, which translates to MSRFFLTFPLVLLLCTDASALATELPLFDAHIHYNHDVWGSIPPREAIARLRKAGVRRALVSSSSDEGTQKLLAEARDLIVPELRPYRRNGETGSWFFDESVVEYLRKRLSLHSYVAIGEFHVSGENAELPVVRAIVQLAKDHRLMLHAHSDADAVERLFRQDSGARILWAHGGYEKVSRIREMLHRHRNLWVELSSRDDLVLNGRLSTDWRTILLEFSDRFMVGTDTHSPERWNHVRSNAESARAWLAELPTEVAERIAFKNGEAWLTAGFSDRR; encoded by the coding sequence ATGAGCCGTTTTTTTCTAACTTTTCCGCTTGTCCTGCTGCTTTGTACCGATGCGTCCGCACTGGCGACTGAGCTTCCGCTCTTTGACGCCCACATCCACTACAATCACGACGTCTGGGGATCGATTCCGCCGAGAGAAGCGATCGCGCGATTGCGCAAGGCCGGAGTCAGGCGCGCGCTCGTTTCAAGTTCCAGCGACGAGGGCACGCAGAAATTGCTGGCGGAAGCGCGCGACCTGATCGTTCCGGAGCTAAGACCGTACCGTCGGAACGGCGAGACCGGCAGCTGGTTTTTCGATGAGTCGGTGGTTGAGTATCTCCGGAAGCGCCTGAGCCTGCACTCCTACGTTGCAATCGGGGAGTTTCACGTGAGCGGCGAGAATGCCGAGCTACCGGTTGTCCGAGCCATCGTGCAACTCGCGAAGGACCACCGCCTGATGTTGCACGCGCATTCCGATGCCGACGCCGTGGAACGTCTGTTCCGGCAGGATTCCGGCGCTCGGATTCTGTGGGCCCACGGTGGTTATGAGAAGGTTTCGAGGATACGGGAGATGCTGCACCGCCACAGGAACTTGTGGGTCGAACTCTCGTCCCGCGACGATCTCGTCCTGAACGGCCGGCTTTCGACAGACTGGCGGACCATCCTGCTGGAGTTTTCTGATCGCTTCATGGTCGGCACCGACACCCACAGCCCCGAGCGCTGGAATCACGTCCGTTCGAATGCGGAATCGGCGCGGGCCTGGCTGGCCGAGTTGCCTACGGAGGTCGCCGAGCGCATTGCCTTCAAGAACGGCGAAGCTTGGCTCACGGCCGGATTCTCCGATCGGCGCTGA
- the hemL gene encoding glutamate-1-semialdehyde 2,1-aminomutase — MKTTRSAKLFERAQQLIPGGVNSPVRAFRSVGGQPRFISRAKGSRLYDVDGNAYIDYVLSWGPMILGHAAPSVVTALRKAAGRGTSFGAPTELEVTLAAMIREAFPSMEKIRLVSSGTEAVMSAIRVARGFTKRDTILKFEGCYHGHSDYLLAKAGSGLATLGIPDSPGVPEDFAKHTVTAPYNDIGAVRRLVEEHRGRLACIILEPIAGNMGVVPPAPDFLADLRKLTLEHDMLLIFDEVITGFRVAYGGAQNLYGVTPDLTVLGKIIGGGLPVGAYGGRRDIMDLIAPSGPVYQAGTLSGNPLAVTAGIVTLTKLKGRGVYTGLEARAEAVATGMGAAAKKAGIPLTQTRAGSMLTAFFTPGPVTDWTTVKRSDTQRYGRFFHKMLEQGIYLAPSQFEAAFLSTAHTSADIEKTVRAAQSAFKSL; from the coding sequence ATGAAAACGACGCGCTCAGCCAAACTCTTCGAACGGGCCCAGCAGTTGATCCCAGGCGGCGTCAACAGCCCAGTACGGGCCTTTCGCTCGGTCGGAGGCCAACCCCGTTTCATCAGTCGAGCGAAGGGGTCACGTCTCTATGACGTCGACGGTAACGCCTACATCGACTACGTATTGTCCTGGGGTCCGATGATCCTCGGGCACGCGGCGCCTTCGGTGGTCACAGCCCTCAGGAAGGCGGCCGGACGCGGGACGAGTTTCGGCGCACCAACCGAGTTGGAGGTCACGCTGGCCGCGATGATTCGGGAGGCGTTCCCCTCCATGGAAAAGATCCGGTTGGTGAGTTCAGGCACCGAGGCGGTGATGAGCGCGATTCGGGTCGCGCGCGGATTCACCAAGCGCGACACGATCCTGAAATTCGAGGGTTGCTACCACGGCCACAGCGACTATCTGCTCGCGAAAGCAGGGTCCGGCCTCGCCACGTTGGGCATCCCGGATTCACCCGGCGTCCCGGAAGACTTTGCCAAGCACACCGTCACCGCCCCTTATAACGACATCGGCGCGGTTCGCCGTCTGGTCGAGGAACATCGCGGCCGCCTCGCCTGCATCATTCTGGAGCCGATCGCCGGTAACATGGGCGTGGTGCCTCCCGCTCCGGACTTCCTGGCTGATCTGCGGAAACTGACGCTCGAGCACGACATGCTGCTGATTTTCGACGAAGTGATCACGGGATTTCGGGTCGCCTACGGCGGCGCACAGAACCTCTATGGAGTGACGCCCGACTTGACGGTGCTGGGAAAGATCATCGGCGGAGGGCTGCCGGTGGGCGCCTACGGAGGAAGGCGGGACATCATGGATCTTATCGCGCCTTCTGGGCCGGTCTATCAAGCCGGGACATTGTCGGGAAATCCGCTGGCCGTGACGGCTGGGATCGTCACGCTCACGAAACTCAAGGGCCGGGGCGTCTATACGGGGCTTGAAGCCCGAGCTGAGGCGGTCGCGACGGGAATGGGCGCTGCGGCCAAAAAGGCGGGCATTCCGCTCACGCAGACGCGGGCGGGCTCCATGCTGACTGCGTTCTTCACCCCAGGCCCGGTGACCGATTGGACGACGGTCAAGCGATCTGATACGCAGCGATACGGTCGGTTCTTCCACAAGATGCTCGAACAGGGCATTTATCTTGCGCCATCCCAATTCGAAGCCGCGTTTCTTTCCACCGCTCACACGTCAGCCGACATCGAGAAGACTGTCCGTGCGGCACAGTCAGCCTTCAAGAGCTTATAG
- a CDS encoding barstar family protein, translated as MSHQTPLSSVIQSLKAPWVMLLVLNPGDHVERIFHIPDGFSLQVLRGAKCRTGAGLFQEFARTLKFPDYFGHNWDALEECLADLEWLPAKGYVLAVTEAEQVLTQEEEDYSTFLEVLSDAGEAWATGQAGSGSRRPFHVILTVSEPQRLKRAHWAIPEVELGADVRRRLPKTVRKRPSAGT; from the coding sequence ATGTCGCACCAGACGCCCCTCTCCTCCGTCATCCAGTCGCTGAAGGCACCCTGGGTCATGCTGCTCGTGCTCAACCCGGGAGATCACGTCGAGAGAATCTTCCATATCCCGGACGGGTTCAGTCTGCAGGTGCTCCGCGGAGCCAAGTGCCGCACGGGCGCCGGGTTGTTCCAGGAATTCGCCCGCACGTTGAAGTTTCCCGACTATTTCGGACACAACTGGGATGCCTTGGAGGAGTGCCTCGCGGATCTGGAATGGTTGCCCGCCAAAGGCTACGTGCTGGCCGTCACGGAAGCGGAGCAGGTGCTCACGCAGGAGGAAGAAGACTACAGCACGTTTCTCGAGGTGTTGAGCGACGCGGGTGAGGCCTGGGCGACAGGCCAGGCCGGCTCCGGATCTCGGCGGCCCTTTCATGTGATCCTGACCGTGTCCGAACCGCAGCGGCTCAAACGAGCGCACTGGGCGATCCCTGAGGTCGAGTTGGGTGCGGATGTACGGCGACGCCTGCCGAAGACAGTTCGAAAGCGTCCTTCCGCCGGAACATGA
- a CDS encoding ribonuclease domain-containing protein, with translation MMRPLTRTIWSGLIGLALLLSATLGMTGPVDPQTHPPGLTSSELQPPPSNGPTSETDEATSALSQKTEIPQKAKDLLQTIRDRQGVPPPGYVGGRAFQNRERRLPLGLYREYDVNPKRQGRPRDAERIVIEEKTGRAYYTADHYRTFVPFR, from the coding sequence ATGATGCGTCCACTCACACGAACCATCTGGTCGGGGTTGATCGGGCTCGCGCTGCTGCTCAGCGCGACGCTCGGGATGACCGGCCCCGTCGATCCGCAGACCCACCCGCCTGGGCTGACTTCCTCCGAGCTTCAGCCACCCCCAAGCAACGGTCCGACCTCGGAGACGGACGAGGCGACCTCGGCCCTCAGTCAGAAGACCGAGATCCCTCAAAAGGCGAAAGACCTCCTCCAGACGATTCGGGACCGTCAGGGCGTCCCGCCGCCCGGCTACGTGGGAGGACGTGCATTTCAGAACCGCGAACGTCGGCTCCCGCTCGGTCTATACCGAGAGTACGATGTCAACCCCAAGCGACAAGGCCGGCCGCGCGACGCGGAGCGGATCGTGATCGAAGAGAAGACCGGCCGGGCTTACTACACGGCCGACCATTATCGAACGTTCGTTCCTTTCAGGTAA